The proteins below come from a single Canis aureus isolate CA01 chromosome 14, VMU_Caureus_v.1.0, whole genome shotgun sequence genomic window:
- the LOC144283737 gene encoding sulfotransferase 1B1, translated as MISPKDFLRKNLKMIHGYPIIYTFANNWENIEQFHSRPDDIIIATYPKSGTTWVSEIVDMVLNNGDVEKCKRDFITVKVPMLEMAVPGLRTSGIEQLEKNPSPRLVKTHLPIALLPKSFWENNCKMIYLARNAKDVAVSYYHFDLMNNLEPAPGPWEEYLERFMTGNVAYGSWFNHVKSWWKKKEEHPILFLYYEDMKENPKREVQKIARFLEKNLNDEVLDKIIHHTSFEMMKDNPLVNYTHLPSTVMDHSKSSFMRKGIAGDWKNYFTVAQNEKFDVIYKKEMSGTTLQFRTEI; from the exons ATGATTTCGCCAAAagattttctgagaaaaaatCTGAAGATGATTCACGGCTATCCCATAATCTATACTTTTGCAAACAACTGGGAAAATATTGAACAATTCCACAGCAGACCAGATGATATCATAATAGCCACTTACCCCAAATCAG GTACCACCTGGGTTAGTGAAATTGTAGACATGGTTCTGAATAATGGAGATGTTGAAAAATGTAAGCGGGATTTTATAACAGTTAAAGTTCCAATGTTGGAAATGGCTGTCCCTGGACTAAGAACTTCAG GAATAGAACAGTTAGAGAAGAATCCATCACCACGGCTTGTGAAGACACATCTACCAATTGCTCTTCTTCCTAAGTCTTTCTGGGAGAACAACTGCAAG atgATTTATTTGGCTCGAAATGCCAAGGATGTTGCAGTCTCATATTATCATTTTGACTTAATGAATAATTTGGAACCTGCCCCTGGTCCCTGGGAGGAGTATTTGGAGAGATTCATGACTGGAAATG TGGCCTATGGTTCCTGGTTTAATCATGTTAAGAGCTggtggaagaaaaaggaagaacatcCAATACTTTTCTTGTACTATGAAGATATGAAAGAG AATCCAAAGCGGGAAGTCCAGAAGATTGCTAGATTTCTAGAGAAGAATTTGAATGATGAAGTCTTGGATAAGATAATTCATCACACCTCATTTGAAATGATGAAGGACAATCCTCTGGTGAATTATACACATCTACCAAGTACAGTGATGGATCATAGCAAATCATCTTTTATGCGTAAAG ggattgCAGGTGACTGGAAGAATTACTTCACAGTGGCCCAAAATGAGAAATTTGATGTCATTTACAAGAAGGAAATGTCTGGAACCACCCTTCAGTTTCGCACAGAGATTTAA